One segment of Streptosporangiales bacterium DNA contains the following:
- a CDS encoding prolyl oligopeptidase family serine peptidase, with protein MHGDILRPVLDDQVDALHAVAERDGDLDLDRVAIRGWSFSGHLAAAAVLHRPETFHAAVAGAPVTDQRMYDARWKERFAGQLADQPAGYRESSLLPYAANLSRPLLLVHGLLDTNVWSLHTLRLSAALTAAGKPHSTLLLPGQGHRPSDEDLVANLPHLELAFLRQALSLG; from the coding sequence GTGCACGGTGACATCCTCCGGCCCGTACTCGACGACCAGGTCGACGCGCTGCACGCGGTGGCCGAGCGGGACGGCGATCTCGACCTCGACCGGGTGGCCATCCGTGGCTGGAGCTTCAGCGGCCACCTCGCCGCCGCGGCGGTGCTGCACCGGCCGGAGACGTTCCACGCGGCGGTCGCCGGTGCGCCGGTGACCGACCAGCGGATGTACGACGCGCGGTGGAAGGAGCGGTTCGCCGGGCAGCTCGCCGACCAGCCGGCGGGTTACCGGGAGAGCTCGTTGCTGCCGTACGCGGCGAACCTGTCCAGACCACTGCTGCTCGTCCACGGCTTGCTGGACACGAACGTGTGGAGCCTGCACACGTTGCGGTTGTCCGCGGCGTTGACGGCGGCTGGCAAGCCGCACAGCACGCTGTTGCTGCCCGGCCAGGGGCATCGGCCGTCCGACGAGGACCTGGTGGCGAACCTGCCCCACCTGGAGCTCGCGTTCCTCCGGCAGGCGCTATCGCTCGGGTAG